A window from Micromonospora profundi encodes these proteins:
- a CDS encoding fructosamine kinase family protein codes for MDSKILLERLHRAGMRDVVAVEPVTGGLAALAGIATRRDAPAVFVKAFADAPAEGVFVTEAHGLAALRERGGVATPEVILADRDLLVLSVLRPRPPSEHFWEQLAHVLARMHLSTIHPRFGWDHDNWLGRRRQINTWDDNGFAFFAQHRLLRWLGQPRVDAALDPGYRAALERLCDRLPDLLPDRPACLTHGDLWAQNILATPDGQPALIDPAVSYMWAEVDLAHVWSTAPPPEAQRFFDVYAELTSLDSDWRARMPIVQLRQHLAVLAQFDDDWGAADQIRATLAPFRTQT; via the coding sequence ATGGATTCGAAGATCCTGCTGGAACGCCTGCACCGGGCCGGGATGCGCGACGTCGTGGCGGTCGAGCCGGTGACGGGTGGGCTCGCGGCGCTCGCCGGCATCGCCACCCGCCGGGACGCGCCTGCGGTGTTCGTCAAGGCGTTCGCCGACGCACCAGCCGAGGGCGTCTTCGTCACGGAGGCGCACGGGTTGGCCGCCCTGCGCGAGCGCGGCGGCGTGGCGACACCCGAGGTGATCCTGGCCGACCGGGACCTGCTGGTGCTGTCCGTGCTGCGGCCGAGGCCGCCCAGCGAGCACTTCTGGGAGCAGCTCGCGCACGTGCTCGCCCGAATGCACCTGAGCACGATCCATCCGCGCTTCGGCTGGGACCACGACAACTGGCTGGGCCGCCGCCGCCAGATCAACACCTGGGACGACAACGGCTTCGCCTTCTTCGCGCAGCACCGGTTGCTGCGCTGGCTCGGGCAGCCGCGCGTCGACGCGGCACTCGACCCCGGCTACCGGGCGGCGCTGGAACGGCTCTGCGACCGGCTGCCCGACCTGCTTCCCGACCGGCCGGCCTGCCTGACCCACGGTGACCTGTGGGCACAGAACATCCTGGCCACGCCGGACGGGCAGCCCGCGCTGATCGACCCCGCCGTGTCCTACATGTGGGCCGAGGTCGACCTCGCCCACGTGTGGTCCACCGCTCCCCCGCCCGAGGCGCAACGTTTCTTCGACGTGTACGCGGAACTGACCTCGCTCGACAGCGACTGGCGGGCCCGTATGCCGATCGTCCAACTGCGGCAGCATCTCGCCGTGCTGGCCCAGTTCGACGATGACTGGGGCGCGGCCGACCAGATCCGCGCGACCCTCGCACCGTTCCGTACGCAAACCTGA
- a CDS encoding DUF4241 domain-containing protein, producing MPARLEAVYCDGWDAGVVNPLTSVTAKARDAVGEPYTVLLLLNGQLCAVMDLSWSDGYCRITRFDPADRQLSRHLLRGTDEGDLFLREARTWDGPADAGKYEYPHVAARTTTTYSNSGMRTDIVEPRGDRGARQESTSEQRPPRLPIPAFGQWNELLRLAGEASAEIVDAVQHELPVRVETRAPWRPPRPLRPDGIAELFVSGAIVDIHDKRLHLSVHQAGELRLTSGRLVAADPSSLEFDAEPFTVSVPAGAYPVSISLATFLDDPRHSRVCAARLDVNDRPTVRWELALRDGQEPIDLGYREFFGFGVDAGMACFVDADARERMKDVWLTLDGLIDPRHRTIDSGAMVVWSSGWGDGAYPTWIGYDAAESVTCFVADMLLSPTDSDEDDD from the coding sequence GTGCCAGCGAGGCTTGAGGCTGTCTACTGCGACGGGTGGGACGCCGGCGTGGTCAACCCGTTGACGTCGGTCACTGCGAAAGCACGCGACGCGGTGGGCGAACCGTACACCGTCCTGCTGTTGCTCAACGGTCAGCTGTGTGCGGTGATGGACCTGTCCTGGAGCGATGGGTATTGCCGAATCACTCGATTCGACCCCGCTGACAGGCAACTGTCTCGGCACCTGCTGCGCGGCACCGACGAGGGCGACCTGTTCCTGCGCGAAGCCCGGACCTGGGATGGCCCAGCCGACGCGGGCAAGTACGAGTATCCGCACGTTGCGGCCAGGACGACCACGACGTACAGCAACTCCGGAATGCGTACCGACATCGTGGAGCCGCGCGGAGACCGGGGTGCCCGGCAGGAGTCCACGTCGGAGCAGCGACCACCACGGCTACCCATCCCGGCTTTTGGCCAATGGAACGAGCTGTTGCGCCTCGCCGGGGAGGCATCCGCCGAGATTGTCGACGCCGTCCAGCACGAGCTGCCGGTGCGCGTGGAGACCCGCGCGCCGTGGCGACCGCCCCGTCCCCTGCGGCCCGACGGCATTGCGGAGCTGTTCGTCTCCGGCGCCATCGTCGACATCCACGACAAGCGGCTTCACCTGTCGGTTCATCAGGCCGGGGAGCTTCGCCTGACCTCCGGCCGCCTGGTGGCGGCCGACCCCTCGTCGCTGGAGTTCGACGCCGAGCCGTTCACCGTCAGCGTGCCAGCGGGCGCGTACCCGGTCTCGATCAGCCTTGCCACCTTCCTCGACGACCCGCGCCACAGCCGGGTGTGCGCTGCCCGCCTTGACGTCAACGACCGGCCCACCGTGCGGTGGGAACTGGCCTTACGCGATGGCCAGGAGCCGATCGATCTGGGCTATCGGGAGTTCTTCGGGTTCGGCGTGGACGCTGGAATGGCCTGCTTCGTCGATGCGGACGCCCGCGAGCGTATGAAGGACGTCTGGCTGACCCTCGACGGCCTGATCGATCCCCGGCATCGCACGATTGACTCCGGAGCGATGGTCGTGTGGTCCAGCGGCTGGGGCGACGGTGCCTACCCCACCTGGATCGGCTATGACGCTGCCGAGAGCGTGACCTGCTTTGTCGCGGACATGCTGCTGTCCCCCACCGACAGCGACGAGGACGACGACTGA
- a CDS encoding alkaline phosphatase PhoX — translation MHVPSSRRTFLAGGAAAGVGLAVAGGLPSLAQASPTRVHPPVKAGRVPFPPLVDDPKGVLALPKGFSYTVVTRTGVTRLDHGQGLTPADHDGMAVYDAGHGRYHLIQNHEMDPGAEFGVPHVKGTVYDPGAVDAGGCTVIKTDRAGRNLGEFVALSGTVANCAGGPTPWGTWLTCEETEDRAGDKWSEDGRSGVFQKDHGYVFEVWADGSADPRPIKCLGRYSHEALAVDRDRTRVYLSEDADEPNGLFYRWTAPRGVKLGPGVLTRLAPDAGVLAAMQIIMEDGSVLPDVAYLTSAQLGRPFPVRWIEVPDRDARNKPVREQFTDAQVTRGRKFEGVWGTDEGVYVVNSYAWDEGDLPADAAPHDGMVWFYNYRDQTIQLVTYFPHQTSSEEGTPAKYTDLTFDGPDNVTVTPWGSLVLAEDGSGASHVLSATPGGPTYAIARNQLNDSEFCGPTFTADGKVLFVNMQDPGLTLAITGPWEKYLG, via the coding sequence ATGCACGTGCCTTCCTCTCGTCGTACCTTCCTCGCGGGCGGTGCCGCCGCAGGCGTGGGCCTCGCCGTCGCCGGCGGACTGCCGTCGCTGGCGCAGGCCAGCCCGACCCGGGTTCACCCGCCGGTCAAGGCCGGCCGCGTGCCGTTCCCGCCGCTCGTGGACGACCCCAAGGGCGTCCTGGCCCTGCCCAAGGGCTTCAGCTACACGGTGGTCACCCGCACCGGGGTCACCCGGCTCGACCACGGCCAGGGCCTGACCCCGGCCGACCACGACGGCATGGCCGTCTACGACGCCGGTCACGGCCGGTACCACCTGATCCAGAACCACGAGATGGACCCCGGCGCCGAGTTCGGCGTACCGCACGTCAAGGGCACTGTGTACGACCCGGGCGCCGTCGACGCCGGTGGTTGCACCGTGATCAAGACGGACCGTGCCGGCCGCAACCTGGGCGAGTTCGTCGCCCTCTCCGGCACCGTCGCCAACTGTGCTGGCGGCCCCACCCCCTGGGGGACCTGGCTCACCTGCGAAGAGACCGAAGACCGGGCCGGGGACAAGTGGAGTGAGGACGGCCGGTCCGGCGTCTTCCAGAAGGACCACGGCTACGTCTTCGAAGTGTGGGCCGACGGCAGCGCCGACCCGAGGCCGATCAAATGCCTGGGCCGCTACTCCCACGAGGCCCTGGCGGTCGACAGGGACCGCACCAGGGTCTACCTCTCCGAGGACGCCGACGAGCCCAACGGCCTCTTCTACCGCTGGACGGCGCCGCGCGGCGTGAAGCTGGGGCCCGGCGTGCTCACCCGCCTCGCACCGGACGCCGGTGTCCTCGCCGCGATGCAGATCATCATGGAGGACGGCTCGGTGCTCCCGGACGTCGCCTACCTGACCTCCGCACAGCTGGGCCGCCCCTTCCCCGTACGGTGGATCGAGGTGCCCGACCGCGACGCGCGGAACAAGCCCGTGCGCGAGCAGTTCACCGATGCCCAGGTCACCCGCGGCCGCAAGTTCGAGGGCGTGTGGGGCACCGACGAGGGCGTGTACGTGGTCAACTCCTACGCCTGGGACGAGGGCGACCTGCCTGCGGACGCGGCTCCCCACGACGGCATGGTCTGGTTCTACAACTACCGGGACCAGACCATCCAGCTGGTGACGTACTTCCCGCACCAGACCTCCTCGGAGGAGGGGACGCCTGCCAAGTACACCGACCTCACCTTCGACGGCCCCGACAACGTGACAGTCACCCCGTGGGGAAGCCTCGTGCTCGCCGAGGACGGCTCGGGTGCCTCCCACGTGCTCAGCGCGACTCCGGGCGGCCCGACGTACGCGATCGCCCGCAACCAGCTCAACGACTCCGAGTTCTGCGGGCCGACGTTCACCGCCGACGGCAAGGTGCTCTTCGTCAACATGCAGGACCCCGGCCTCACCCTCGCCATCACCGGCCCGTGGGAGAAGTACCTGGGCTGA
- a CDS encoding oxidoreductase, protein MTSDTTHTTFGAHSTAADVLAGIDLTGRTALVTGGYSGLGLATTRALGAAGARVVVPARRPDDARRTLTGVAGVEVDHLDLGDLASVRAFAERFLRDHQVLDILIAGAGVMACPETRVGPGWEAQFAINHLGHYALTNLLWPALTAAGTARVVSVASGRNPAWHIRWDDVHFERGYDKWEAYTQSKLANILFARHLDLLGEPHGVRAFSVNPGWILTPLQRHLAVEEMVAAGWIDADGTPAPGLFKTAEQGAATQVWAATSPDLDANGGDYCADCRTVDGESTDSSAAARLWTLSAHLTGLDLVHRA, encoded by the coding sequence ATGACCAGCGACACGACCCACACCACGTTCGGTGCCCACAGCACGGCCGCGGACGTCCTCGCCGGGATCGACCTCACCGGCAGGACGGCTCTCGTCACGGGCGGCTACTCCGGCCTCGGCCTCGCCACGACCCGCGCGCTCGGTGCGGCAGGGGCCCGGGTGGTCGTCCCCGCCCGCCGGCCCGACGACGCGCGGCGCACGCTCACCGGTGTGGCCGGGGTCGAGGTCGACCACCTCGACCTGGGTGACCTCGCCTCCGTCCGGGCGTTCGCCGAGCGGTTCCTGCGAGACCATCAGGTGCTCGACATCCTGATCGCGGGCGCCGGGGTCATGGCCTGCCCGGAGACACGGGTCGGGCCGGGATGGGAAGCGCAGTTCGCGATCAACCACCTCGGCCACTATGCCCTCACGAACCTGCTGTGGCCCGCGCTCACGGCCGCCGGCACGGCCCGCGTCGTATCGGTCGCCTCCGGACGCAACCCGGCGTGGCACATCCGCTGGGACGACGTGCACTTCGAGCGCGGCTACGACAAGTGGGAGGCGTACACCCAGTCGAAGCTCGCGAACATCCTGTTCGCCCGCCACCTCGACCTGCTCGGCGAGCCGCACGGCGTCCGCGCCTTCTCGGTCAACCCCGGCTGGATCCTCACGCCCCTGCAACGGCACCTTGCCGTCGAGGAGATGGTCGCCGCCGGCTGGATCGACGCCGACGGCACTCCGGCGCCGGGCCTGTTCAAGACCGCCGAGCAGGGCGCGGCCACACAGGTCTGGGCCGCCACGTCACCCGATCTCGACGCGAACGGCGGCGACTACTGCGCGGACTGTCGCACCGTCGACGGCGAGTCCACCGACAGCAGCGCGGCGGCCCGCCTCTGGACGCTCTCGGCCCACCTGACCGGCCTGGACCTCGTCCACCGAGCCTGA
- a CDS encoding MerR family transcriptional regulator → MTDDLSIGQVARRTGLSVHTLRLYERAGLLAGEVRRDRAGRRVYSAWDVEWLMNCVKFRATGMPLTTISRLAQLVREGSGNEAERLELLRDHRRHVTEQLARLHDCLDLVDTKVASYERHLAAGATGDPWQQEPPPAPERPGRQVG, encoded by the coding sequence GTGACGGACGACCTGAGCATCGGGCAGGTGGCGCGGCGCACCGGGTTGAGTGTGCACACGCTGCGGCTCTACGAGCGGGCGGGTCTGCTGGCCGGCGAGGTGCGACGCGACCGGGCCGGCCGGCGTGTCTACAGTGCCTGGGACGTCGAGTGGCTTATGAACTGCGTGAAGTTCCGGGCCACCGGGATGCCCCTCACCACGATCAGCCGCCTGGCCCAGCTCGTCCGTGAGGGCAGCGGCAACGAGGCCGAACGGCTCGAACTGCTGCGCGACCACAGGCGCCACGTCACCGAGCAACTCGCACGGCTGCACGACTGCCTCGACCTCGTCGACACCAAGGTGGCCAGCTACGAGCGGCACCTCGCGGCCGGCGCGACCGGAGATCCCTGGCAACAGGAACCCCCGCCCGCGCCGGAAAGGCCCGGGCGCCAGGTCGGCTGA